CCGCCGCACATACAAATTCACCCAGACGGCGTCGGTGTGGGCTTCCACTGCCTTGACCAGCAGGTCCCATCGGACGCTGTCGAAGAACTTCCGGATGTCGACTCGACCACCCAGTCGCGTCTCCAGCAGCGTTCCCGGCAGGCCCCGACCGCGTCCAGCGCTGACCGTCCAGGCCGGTATCCGTAGCTGTCCGGATGGAAAATGGGGTCCACCCGCCGCATCAGATGCCGTGCCACCACGGTCTGCGCCACCCGGTCGGAGACATTCGGAATGCCGAGCATCCTCATGCCATCGCCGTGAGGCTTGGGAATCTCCACCGCGCGCACCGGAGAGGGAAAGTACGAGCCCGACCTCATTCGGTTCCAGACCTTGTAGAGATTGTTCCTCAGGTCCTTCTCGAACTCGTCAATGGACTCTCCATCCACGCCCGGGGCACCCTTGTTAGCCCTGACTTCCTCCCATGCCTCTTTCACTTCCCACTTCGAAATCTCGAACGGCTTGGCCTGTGACTTCAACCGGCCCATCGAATTCCTCCCAGAAGTCCTCTGGTTGATACGACATGCACGGTCACGGACGACCCGGCCCCTTCGCTCCGCCTCCATTACAGAGGCTTCGTCACTACTACGGGCCAGTCCGCCAGCGCACTCCGCATCGGTACTCGACCCCTTGCGGTTTCTGCCGCTTGGGGTGCTCCCTCTCGCCACCCGTACCGGGTGGGCAGTGTCGGAGCGCGCCTTCTCCTGTTCCATGCGAGAGCAGCAGATCGGGCTCACGTCGCCTTCATGCCGGACACCGCCTGGCCAATAGGTGGGCTCCCGCCAGGCTCATCCCGAGACAAACCGGAGCGCCTCGGTTTCGATGTCATCTGTTCTGTTTTCGACACGTCAGCAGCGATTCGCTTGCGCTCGTCTTCCCGATCCCCACCTGACACCTCTTGGGTGCCTTTTCCTCATCGCTCACCACGACGGTCTTCAGCCAACGCAGCATGAGGTGGTTTGAAGCCTCCCCCCACAGGGCGACTCCGAAGGGCCGAAATCCTTCATCTCTCGCACAGCACCATTTCCAGAAGCTGCCCTACTACCAACTCCTATCCATGTTCAGGACACACCCGGCTACCAGACACCCGCCGGCCTCCGCAGAATCGGCGAGGCCCGCCTCGCCGCCTGGCTGGCAAACCGAAAGGTCCGAAACGCCAATGCGGTGGCTGCCACCGCGCTGGAGGCGGCACGCGCTCAGCACACGGTGATCCCAGGAGAGAAGACCGCCGCGGCCATGGTGCACACCCTGGCCAGGGCCGTGATGGCCCTGGACGAGGAGATCACCGCCACCGACACGGCGATCGAGGCCCGGTTCCGCGAGCACGAGCACGCCGAGGCGATCACCAGCATGCCCGGCATCGGCACCCTGCTCGGCGCCGAGTTCATCGCCTGCACCGGCGGCAACCTGGACGCCATCGGCACATCCGGCCGCCTGGCCGGCATCGCCGGCCTGGCACCCGTCCCCAAGGACTCCGGACGCATCAGCGGCAACATGCGCCGACCACACCGCTACCACCGCCGCCTCCTGCGCGTCTTCTACCTCTCCGCCCAGGTCGCCGCCCGCTGCTGCCCAACCTCCAAGGCCTTCTACGAACGCAAGAGGAGCGAGGGCAAGTTCCACAAGCAGGCCGTCCTCGCCCTCGCCCGCCGCCGCCTCGACGTCCTCTGGGCTGTCTCATACGCGACCGCCGCACGTTCACCACCGAGCCACCCCGACGCGATCCCGCAGCGGCGTGAAACGCTCACCCACCGTCACCCAAGGGCTTGACAAACCCGGTTGGGAATCAGTGGTCGGCGGAGGCGAGACCGCGGGCCTCGAGAATGGGGCGCAGGGCCCGGACGGCGTAGAAGCTGCGGGACTTGACGGTGCCGACGGGGACGCCGAGGACGGCGGCGGCCTCGGCCATCGAGCGGCCCTTCATGTGGAGTTCGACCAGGACGTCGCGGTGGTGGGGTGGGAGTTCGGCGAGCGCGACGGCCATGTCGCGGGCGTCCAGTAGCTCGTCGTAGGGGTCGTGGGCGCCGGCGTCGCACTCGGGGGTCTCCCCCGCGACCTCCTGCGGGCGGGCGGACTGCATCCGGAAGTGGTCGATGGCGATCCGGCGGGCCACCGTGAACAGCCACGGGCGGCTGTGCTCGGGGCCGCGGCGGATCGCGTCCGGGTTCTGCCAGGCGCGCAGCAGGGTCTCCTGGACGATGTCCTCGGCCTTGCCCCGGTCGCCGCTGGTGGCGCGCAGCATGGCGCGCAGCAGGTAGCCGCCGTGCAGGCGGTACAGCTCGGCCAGGGTCTGCTGGTCGAGGGTGGGACGTCGCGGCGCGCAGGCGGCGCCGGGGGCGTCCGCGGTCGGTGCGGTCCCCGGGGTGGTGTCCGGTCGTGCGGCTGTCGCTCCGTCGGTCGGCCCGGTGGCCGGGAGGGTGTCCTTCAGGTGAGCAGTAGCGTCGATGACCACGGCGGTAGAGCCCTTCACAACAATCGTCGGCATCGGGCAAGCCGCCCCGCATGGCCTACCGTCTTCTGCCGCCCACCGTCGCGGGCCGCCCCAACGTCGCGCCAACGTCGCGCCAACGCGGGCGCCGGCCCGGCCGGGACGGACGCATCGGCCCGGGGCTGCGAGTCTGCTGCGGCGTCGTGGGGCCGTGCGTTCACGCGGGGTTGCAGGGGCGGGTGTCGGCGATGTCCTGCGGGAGGAGGAGGCTGAGTTCGGAGACGTCGGCGAAGTCGAGGCGGCCGAGGCGGCGGGCCTGGCGGGTGATCATGCCTTCGAGGGTCTGGCGGGCGTAGCGGCCGTTGCCGAAGGTGCGGTCGCGGGGGACGGCGGCGAAGTGGTGGGCGAGGGCGGCGACGGTCTCGGGGGCGCAGGTGTACCCGGCCTGCTCGGCGTGGCGGCCGACGATGGTGACGAGTTCCTCGTCGGTGTAGTGGCCGAACTCGATCTGCCGGGAGAAGCGGGAGGCGAGGCCGGGGTTGGAGGCGAGGAAGTGCTGCATCTCGTCCTCGTATCCGGCGACGATGACCACGACATCGTCGCGGTGGTCCTCCATCAGTTTCATCAGGGTGTCGACGGCTTCCTGGCCGAAGTCGTTGCCTCCGCCGTTGCGCGGGGTGAGGGTGTACGCCTCGTCGATGAACAGGACGCCGCCGCGGGCCCGGTCGAAGGCCTCCTTGGTGAGCTGGGCGGTGTGGCCGATGTAGCGGCCGACCAGGTCGGCGCGGGCGGTCTCGATCAGCTGGCCGGTGGGCAGCACGCCTAGTTCGGCGAGGAGTTGGCCGTAGAGCCGGGCGACGGTGGTCTTGCCGGTGCCGGGCGGGCCGGCGAAGACCAGGTGCTGGCCGATCCTGGCGGTGGGCAGACCGGCCTCCTCGCGGCGACGGGTCTGCCGGAGCAGGTCGACCAGGTCCTCGACCTGCTCCTTGGCGGCGGGGAGGCCGACCATGGCACGGAGTTCGGCGAGCAGCTCGGTGCCGTCCTTGCGGGCGGCGGGGTCGGGTCCGGCGGGGGTGACGTCCTCGGCGAGCAGCCGGGCCAGGTCCTCGTCGGAGATCTCGGGACAGGTGGCGAGGCGGGTGGCCTGCCGGTCCACCATCTCCTCGAAGACCTTGCGGGCGGCCCGGCCGTTGCCGAAGTCCTCGCCCTTGGGGAGCCGTTCGAACAGGGCGCGCAGGGCATCCCGGGTGCCGTCGGCGAGGGCGTAGCCGTGGCTCGCGGCGGCGCGTTCGACGATGGTGACGAGATCTTCGTCGGAGTAGTTGGCGAACTCGACGGTGCGGCTGAACCGGGAGGCGAGGCCGGGGTTGGAGGCCAGGAAGTCGGTCATCTCGGTGGAGTAGCCGGCCACGATGACGACGATCTCCTCGCGGTGGTCCTCCATCAGTTTGACCAGGGTGTCGACCGCCTCCCGGCCGAAGTCGGGGCCGCTGCCACCGGAGCCGGCCGAGAGGGTGTACGCCTCGTCGATGAACAGGACGCCGCCGAGCGCGGAGCGGAACACCTCGGTGGTCTTCAGGGCGGTGCCGCCGATGACGGAGGCGACCAGGTCGGCGCGGGCGGTCTCGACCAGCTGGCCGCCGGCCAGCACGCCGAGTTCGGCCAGGATGCTGCCGTAGAGCCGGGCGACGGTGGTCTTGCCGGTGCCGGGCGGGCCGGCGAAGACCAGATGACGGCTCATCGGGAGGGCGGGCATGCCGGCGAGTTCGCGGCGCCGGGCCAGCTTGTTGAGGTTGACCAGGGTGGCGACCTGCTCCTTGACCTCGGCCAGGCCGACCAGCGACTCCAGCACCTCCAACGGGCCGGGCGGGGCCGCGGGCGGGGCGGGCGCGGCCGGCTCGGAGAGGGCGGCGGTCGGGTCGCCGGGGGCGGGGTCCGTCCCGGCCGAGGGGGCGGCCGGGACGGACGACTGGGTGGCGGCGGCGGTGCCGTGCGCGTCGGGCAGGCCGTTCTCCTCGCTGACCAGCTCCTCCAGGGCGAGCCGCTCGCTGGGGACGGTCTGCCGCAGGCCGGAGCCCTTGTTGCGGGAGAACGTGCAGCCGGTGAGCCGGACGGCCTCGACGGAGTCCGTGCGGACGCCGTCGCCGGTGTTCTCGGCGGCGGCGACCCTGACGAGGACGGCGCGGGCGCCTCTGCCGAGCCGGAGGCCGTGGCGGCGGTTGCCGATGGCGCGAACGCGGGTGCAGTTCAGGTCGGAGTCGTCTTCGGCGGTGATGCCGTCCTCGCCGGAGCCGGTGATCTCGCAGTCCCGCAGGTGGGCGGTGCCGACCCGGCCGACCGACACGCCGGAGCCGGCCGCGTCGCGCACCGCGGTGTCGCCGATCCGGGTGTCGGCGCCATCGGCGATCCGGATGCCGGAGCGGCCGGCGTCCAGCACCTCGCACCCCTCCAACTGGCCGCGCCCGTCCCGCAGAACGGCCACCCCGTCGCCCTCGGCGCGGTGCACGGCGGCACGGCGCAGCCGCGGGTTGGCGCCCTCGGTGATCAGCACGCCGGTGCCGGCTGCGTCGCGGACCTCCAGCCGGTCCAGGTCGGCGGCGCTGTCGCCGGTCAGCTCGAGGCCGTCGCCGCCGCAGTCCCGGACCACGGTGCGGAACAGGGTGGGGCCGGAGGATTCCCCGATCCAGATGCCGGTGCCCTGGGCGGCGGCGACCTCGCAGTCCTCGAAGGTGCCGCGGGAGCGGCCGGTGACATGGATGCCGTGGCCGGCGGTGCGGGCGGTGCGGCAGCGGCGCAGTTCGGGGTCGGTGCCGGCGGCGAGCGCGATGCCGTGGCCGGAGGTGCCGGTGACGGTGCAGTCCTCCAGCACGACCCGGGCGGTGGAGCTGACGTAGATGCCGATGGTGGTGTCGCGGACGTCGGTGCGCAGCAGCCGGGTGGAGCTGTTCTCCTCCAGGGCGATGCCGGGCTTGTCGGTGACGGAGATCTCGCAGCCCTCGAAGGTTCCGCGGGCGTTGCCGTTGGCGCAGATGCCGTTGCCGCGGGCGTCGCGCAGCACGCAGTTGCGCAGCATCGGGTCGGCACGTTCGCCGATCACCACGGCGGAGCTGCCGAGGTGTTCGACGACGCAGTCCTCGATGACGCTGTTGCCGGTGGAGGTCTCCACCAGGCCGGCGCCGGCCGGGTTGGTGACCCGGCAGCCGCGCATCGCCAGCGAGCCGTCGCCGCGGGTGAGCAGGGCGGTCCAGGAGTTGCCGACGACCTCGCAGTCCTGGAAGGCCGCCTGGCCGCGCGGCACGTCGACAGCGGGCAGTTCCTCGTCCTGGCCCTGCAGGATCAGGCCGGTCAACTGCACCGCCTCGGCGGTGACCTGGACCACACAGCCGCGCCGGGCGGTGATCCGGACGGTGCCGCGGGCCTCGGCGGCGGTAATGGTGACCAGCTTGCTGATCACCAGGTTCTCCTCGTACCTGCCGGGCCGGACCGAGATCACCGCGCCGCTTCGGGCCTCCGCCAGTGCCTCGCCGATCGTGCGGTAGCGGCCGTCCCGCTGTTCCGGGCACACCGTCAGCACGTGGCGCGACATGGCGTGGGCTCTCCTCTTCCTGGGTGGGCTGGGCGGGCTGGGTGGCGTTGCGAAGGCCGACGGACCATCAGGTTGTGACGTTTCGTCAGGAGCAGTCGGCCCGGACGGCGGAGGCGGCGTGGTGGGCCTGTTCGGCGCCGGAGCCGAAGTCGATGCCGCGGTCGTGCAGCATCACGGCGATCTTCCCGTTGGTGACGGGGAAGGTTCCGGCGTTGACCCACTTGCCGCGGTTGGCGGTCTGGTCGATGGTGAACGCGCTGATGGTGCCCTCGCCGGTGGTGAAGTACCGCTGCACGGTGTAGTAGGCGGGCTTGCCGCCGACGGCCTTCACGTCGCCGTTGTTCGGGATGTACACCGAGATCTTGCAGTGACCGGAGGGGACCGGGTCGGTGGTGAACGCCCACAGCACCGACTTGCCCGCGTCCTTGCTCGCGCTGCCGGACATCGGCACCGACACGTACTTGCCGCTGCAGCCCGAACCGGCGTACCCGCCGGTCGTGTTGGTGGTCCAGCCGCTGCTGCCCCCGGTGTACCAGCCGTTCTGGTCGTAGCCGATGCCCGCGTTGGTGCAGCCGGTTCCGGCGACGGCGGTGAAGGTCGGCGCGGCGGGGGCGCTCTTGTTCGGCAAGGGGACAACCGGGGCGCCGCCGCCGGAGGTGGAGCCGCCCGCGCTGCCGCCGGTGGCCGCGCCGCCGGAGGTGCCGCTGGAGGTGGAGCCGCCGGGGGTGCCACCGGTGGCGCTCTGGTGGTTCTGCGCGCCGGTCGCACCGGTGGTCAGGTCGGCCGTGCCGTTCGCACCGCCAGCCCCGCCCGCACCGTTCGCACCGTCGGTCGGCGAGGCCGAGCCGCTGGGGAGCAGCGTCGCGTCGACCGGCACCGCGACGGCGGTCGGATCGTCCGGCCCCGGGGTGGGCAGCGGGTCGCCGAGCCCGCTGACCCCGGCCGGCGGCTGGTCGGCCGCGGCGCCGGGGGTCTTCGAGCCGCTGCCGGGCAGCACGAACGGCAGGCCCAGCAGCAACGCGCCGACGGCGACGGCGGCGAACACCATCGGCTTCTTGGACCGGCGGTGCTCTGGCTCGTCCTGGTCGACCCCGTCCGGGACCTCGCCGTCGATGCCGACGGCGGTCGGGTCGGGCATGGGCGCGGCGCGGGGCTCCGGCTCGGGCGACAGGAACGGGAACACCCCTGGCGGGGTGCGGGGCGGACGGGGGGCCGGCCGGTCGTCGGCCTCCGAGCCGGGCTCGACAGCGGCGGGCTCGGAGGCTGCGGGCTCGACGGCGGCGGGTTCCGGCTCGGCGGGCGCGGGCCGCCGGTGCACCGCGTTGGGGTCGGGCAGCACCCGGCCGTACTTCGGCGCGGCCGGCGCCTCCGCCGCGGCCGGCTCGACCTGCCCGTACGAGGGCGCGTCGGCCTCCGCCCCCGCCGCGGCGGCTGCCGGGCCGTCCTCGATCTCCCAGGCTACCGTGGGCAGTTGAATGCCCCCAGTGCCGGCCTGAGAACCGTTTCCACCCGTGTTCGTACCCACCGGAACTCCTCGGCTTCCCATGCGGTCCTGTCAACGGGAGCGCCCCCTCTGCGGACGCTCCCTCCCTCGTTACGGCCCGGACCCGCTCGGCGGTTCACCCGGTCGTGCGGCCGGTCGCGGGACCCGCGATCGGGGTTTTCCCGAGTCGCGGACCGGCCGTTCGAACCCCTGGGGCGGGGGAGCCGTTCGCCTGGTCGGAGAGTCCGGTCCCGGGCTCGGTCGGCGCGAGCGCGGGAGGTTGCCCATGACTTGGTACGAAGGCCCTTGCAGGATCACCGTCGTCGGGGTGGACGCGGACTGGCCGCAACGCATCGTGGTGGACATCCGGCGGGGGGAGACCGTGGTGATCCGCGGCACGGTCGGAGCGAGCGAGCTCATCGACGACAGCGCTTGCGGCCACGGGTGGGACCTGTCCCTGGAGCACGAGTACAACGGCGTCTGGCGGCCGAACGTCCGTGCCACGCAGGGCAAATGGGCGGACGTGGACGGCGTCCGCAGCCAACTGGTCTGGAGCAAGGACCACGACTGGCCGGACCGCGCCAACCGCGAACGCAACGTGGTGATCCGGATCGACCGCGCCGAGGCCCGGCGTCCGGCCGCCGAGCGGACGACCCGGGCGGTTCCGGTCGGCACCGAGTCCGCGGCGCGGAAGGCCCGAACGACATCCGCGGTGGCGCGGGGCGGGCGGACGGAGGCCGGGTCCGGCGGGCGGGTGGCCACCAGCGGGGGCGGATGGGCCGCCGGCGCGGACGCCGTGGCCGGCGGC
The nucleotide sequence above comes from Streptomyces sp. TLI_235. Encoded proteins:
- a CDS encoding parallel beta-helix repeat protein, which produces MSRHVLTVCPEQRDGRYRTIGEALAEARSGAVISVRPGRYEENLVISKLVTITAAEARGTVRITARRGCVVQVTAEAVQLTGLILQGQDEELPAVDVPRGQAAFQDCEVVGNSWTALLTRGDGSLAMRGCRVTNPAGAGLVETSTGNSVIEDCVVEHLGSSAVVIGERADPMLRNCVLRDARGNGICANGNARGTFEGCEISVTDKPGIALEENSSTRLLRTDVRDTTIGIYVSSTARVVLEDCTVTGTSGHGIALAAGTDPELRRCRTARTAGHGIHVTGRSRGTFEDCEVAAAQGTGIWIGESSGPTLFRTVVRDCGGDGLELTGDSAADLDRLEVRDAAGTGVLITEGANPRLRRAAVHRAEGDGVAVLRDGRGQLEGCEVLDAGRSGIRIADGADTRIGDTAVRDAAGSGVSVGRVGTAHLRDCEITGSGEDGITAEDDSDLNCTRVRAIGNRRHGLRLGRGARAVLVRVAAAENTGDGVRTDSVEAVRLTGCTFSRNKGSGLRQTVPSERLALEELVSEENGLPDAHGTAAATQSSVPAAPSAGTDPAPGDPTAALSEPAAPAPPAAPPGPLEVLESLVGLAEVKEQVATLVNLNKLARRRELAGMPALPMSRHLVFAGPPGTGKTTVARLYGSILAELGVLAGGQLVETARADLVASVIGGTALKTTEVFRSALGGVLFIDEAYTLSAGSGGSGPDFGREAVDTLVKLMEDHREEIVVIVAGYSTEMTDFLASNPGLASRFSRTVEFANYSDEDLVTIVERAAASHGYALADGTRDALRALFERLPKGEDFGNGRAARKVFEEMVDRQATRLATCPEISDEDLARLLAEDVTPAGPDPAARKDGTELLAELRAMVGLPAAKEQVEDLVDLLRQTRRREEAGLPTARIGQHLVFAGPPGTGKTTVARLYGQLLAELGVLPTGQLIETARADLVGRYIGHTAQLTKEAFDRARGGVLFIDEAYTLTPRNGGGNDFGQEAVDTLMKLMEDHRDDVVVIVAGYEDEMQHFLASNPGLASRFSRQIEFGHYTDEELVTIVGRHAEQAGYTCAPETVAALAHHFAAVPRDRTFGNGRYARQTLEGMITRQARRLGRLDFADVSELSLLLPQDIADTRPCNPA
- a CDS encoding translation initiation factor IF-2; this translates as MGTNTGGNGSQAGTGGIQLPTVAWEIEDGPAAAAAGAEADAPSYGQVEPAAAEAPAAPKYGRVLPDPNAVHRRPAPAEPEPAAVEPAASEPAAVEPGSEADDRPAPRPPRTPPGVFPFLSPEPEPRAAPMPDPTAVGIDGEVPDGVDQDEPEHRRSKKPMVFAAVAVGALLLGLPFVLPGSGSKTPGAAADQPPAGVSGLGDPLPTPGPDDPTAVAVPVDATLLPSGSASPTDGANGAGGAGGANGTADLTTGATGAQNHQSATGGTPGGSTSSGTSGGAATGGSAGGSTSGGGAPVVPLPNKSAPAAPTFTAVAGTGCTNAGIGYDQNGWYTGGSSGWTTNTTGGYAGSGCSGKYVSVPMSGSASKDAGKSVLWAFTTDPVPSGHCKISVYIPNNGDVKAVGGKPAYYTVQRYFTTGEGTISAFTIDQTANRGKWVNAGTFPVTNGKIAVMLHDRGIDFGSGAEQAHHAASAVRADCS
- a CDS encoding RNA polymerase sigma-70 factor (ECF subfamily), which gives rise to MPTIVVKGSTAVVIDATAHLKDTLPATGPTDGATAARPDTTPGTAPTADAPGAACAPRRPTLDQQTLAELYRLHGGYLLRAMLRATSGDRGKAEDIVQETLLRAWQNPDAIRRGPEHSRPWLFTVARRIAIDHFRMQSARPQEVAGETPECDAGAHDPYDELLDARDMAVALAELPPHHRDVLVELHMKGRSMAEAAAVLGVPVGTVKSRSFYAVRALRPILEARGLASADH